The Syngnathus typhle isolate RoL2023-S1 ecotype Sweden linkage group LG1, RoL_Styp_1.0, whole genome shotgun sequence genome includes a window with the following:
- the LOC133159244 gene encoding F-box/LRR-repeat protein 12-like: protein MDEFPTCNLDYLPENILIDVLSYLSVRELVRAGRVCKRWRRLVKDQKLWRLVDLTAWKGMTSRILWVLLRQYLGCGLRNLRLRGLLLSVRGGTFLSEAWLKALSTKCPRMSKLYLLHADLRSLPSCQLLPPSLKVLELQGCELPQGFFNQDPPTSSQETTSSAKQKGTRHCAPSGISIECLILNSIPSFKDQHLQSLTSWERLSRLELCDTFRVTANGLRGCAAKEGVSGLEGLFRLKCLEMSMTTRQGYQRPMASLGLEMGWLGLEELSLGGKEVAPGFPYASRLKDLKRLSLKACTLDELQVVHNCKMLRGLPGFLRLEFLDVVFQQRRCSPERAGEGEQEQEGEEEVADSDKGDNGNNENKPDKLIRNLRRLLAVMLPCCTLTFNNCSVQLNSNLGSNLFI from the exons ATGGATGAATTTCCAACGTGTAACCTCGACTACCTTCCAGAAAACATTTTGATTGACGTGCTATCATATTTGAGCGTGCGCGAGCTTGTCAGAGCTGGGAG AGTGTGTAAGAGATGGAGACGTCTCGTAAAGGATCAAAAATTGTGGAGACTTGTGGACTTGACAGCGTGGAAAGGG ATGACATCACGTATCCTGTGGGTCCTTCTGCGCCAGTATCTGGGTTGTGGACTACGGAACTTACGCCTTCGGGGTTTGCTTCTCTCCGTCCGAGGCGGCACCTTCCTCTCTGAGGCTTGGCTTAAAGCTTTGTCCACAAAGTGCCCCCGCATGAGCAAGCTCTACCTTCTGCATGCCGACTTGAGAAGCCTCCCCAGCTGCCAGCTCCTGCCGCCATCCTTGAAAGTGCTGGAGCTGCAAGGCTGTGAGCTGCCTCAAGGTTTCTTCAACCAAGATCCACCCACTTCGTCTCAAGAGACGACGTCCAGCGCCAAACAGAAAGGAACGAGACATTGCGCGCCATCTGGGATTTCTATTGAATGTTTAATCCTCAACAGTATTCCCTCTTTTAAGGACCAACACCTGCAGAGTCTTACATCATGGGAGAGGCTCAGTCGACTGGAGCTGTGCGACACGTTTCGCGTGACTGCAAACGGACTTCGAGGCTGTGCCGCCAAGGAAGGAGTCTCTGGCTTGGAAGGCCTATTTCGCCTTAAGTGTCTGGAAATGAGCATGACCACGCGACAGGGCTACCAAAGGCCAATGGCCTCCTTAGGTTTAGAAATGGGATGGCTCGGGCTGGAGGAGCTCAGCCTCGGTGGCAAGGAGGTGGCACCAGGGTTCCCCTATGCCAGCCGCCTGAAGGACCTGAAGCGCCTCTCCCTGAAGGCCTGCACTCTCGACGAGTTGCAGGTGGTGCACAACTGCAAAATGCTGCGCGGTCTCCCCGGCTTCCTCAGACTGGAGTTTTTGGATGTGGTCTTCCAGCAGCGCCGGTGCTCACCTGAGAGGGCGGGCGAAGGGGAACAGGAGCAGGAGGGCGAGGAGGAGGTTGCGGACTCTGATAAGGGTGACAACGGCAACAATGAAAACAAACCGGATAAACTGATCCGAAATCTGCGCCGCTTGCTAGCTGTCATGCTGCCGTGCTGCACGCTGACCTTCAACAATTGCTCTGTTCAACTCAACTCAAATCTTggctcaaatttatttatatag
- the cops6 gene encoding COP9 signalosome complex subunit 6 isoform X1 produces the protein MASGMTGSVSVALHPLVILNISDHWIRIRSQEGRPMQVIGALIGKQEGRNIEVMNSFELLSQTTDDKVHIDKEYYYTKEEQFKQVFKEMEFLGWYTTGGPPDTSDIHIHKQVCEIIESPLFLKLNPMTKHTDLPVSVFESVIDIISGEATMLFAELNYTLATEEAERIGVDHVARMTATGTGENSTVAEHLIAQHSAIKMLHSRVKIILEYVKAVETGEVPFNHEILREANALCHRLPVLSTVKFKTDFYDQCNDVGLMAYLGTITKSCNSMNQFINKFNVLYDRQGIGRRMRGLFF, from the exons ATGGCCTCCGGGATGACTGGCAGCGTCTCGGTGGCCTTGCACCCTCTGGTTATCCTCAACATATCAGACCACTGGATACGGATCCGCTCACAGGAAGGACGACCCATGCAAG tgatCGGGGCTCTCATCGGGAAGCAGGAGGGGCGAAACATTGAGGTGATGAACTCCTTTGAGCTTCTATCACAGACGACGGACGACAAAGTGCATATTGACAAGGAGTACTACTACAccaaggaggagcagt TCAAGCAAGTCTTCAAAGAAATGGAGTTCTTGGGTTGGTACACTACAGGCGGCCCTCCTGACACTTCCGACATTCACATTCACAAGCAG GTGTGTGAGATCATTGAGAGTCCGCTCTTCCTCAAACTTAACCCGATGACCAAACACACTGAT CTACCCGTGAGTGTTTTTGAATCAGTCATTGATATCATCAGTGGCGAG GCCACCATGTTGTTTGCCGAGCTGAACTACACTCTGGCCACGGAGGAAGCAGAGAGGATTGGCGTGGACCACGTTGCCCGCATGACGGCCACCGGCACGGGCGAGAACTCCACAG TGGCTGAGCACCTCATCGCCCAGCACAGTGCCATCAAGATGCTCCACAGTCGCGTCAAGATCATCCTTGAGTACGTCAAAGCCGTGGAAACGG GAGAGGTTCCATTCAACCACGAAATCTTGCGAGAAGCAAACGCTCTGTGCCACAGACTGCCAGTCCTCAGCACTGTTAAGTTTAAAACAGACTTCTATGAC CAATGCAACGACGTGGGCCTCATGGCCTACTTGGGCACCATCACCAAGTCCTGCAACAGCATGAACCAATTTATCAACAAGTTCAACGTCCTGTACGACCGACAGGGCATCGGTCGTAGGATGAGAGGACTTTTCTTCTGA
- the mcm7 gene encoding DNA replication licensing factor MCM7 isoform X1 produces the protein MARKDYAAEKDKCKRFLQEFYSEDDNGKKLFKYGTQLVALAHREQVSLFVDLDDVAEEDPELVESVCENAKRYTGLFADAVHELLPEYKERDVVAKDALDVYIEHRLMMEQRSRDPADARDARNQYPAELMRRFELYFKPPSTAKPKVVRDVRADSIGHLVTVRGIVTRATEVKPMMVVATYTCDLCGAETYQPIQSSSFMPLVMCPSQECVTNKSGGRLYLQTRGSKFVKFQELRIQEHSDQVPVGNIPRSMSVYARGENTRVAQPGDHVAITGIFLPLLRTGFRQATQGLLSETFMEAHCITLMNKTEDDELGNEELSEEELRSITEEGFYEKLSGSIAPEIYGHEDVKKALLLMLVGGVQQAPKGMKIRGNINICLMGDPGVAKSQLLCYIDRLAPRSQYTTGRGSSGVGLTAAVMRDPLTGEMTLEGGALVLADQGVCCIDEFDKMADADRTAIHEVMEQQTISIAKAGIMTSLNARCSILAAANPAYGRYNPKKSIEQNIQLPAALLSRFDLLWLIQDKPDADADLRLAQHITYVHQHCRQPPTHFTPIDMKLMRRYIYVCKKKQPVVPESLADYITAAYVEMRKEARVSKDTTFTSARTLLSILRLSTALARLRLMDGVEKEDINEAMRLMEMSKDSLQTDKSSNTRTQRPADVIFSLVRELAAEGAAGRGGVVRMSEAEQRCVSRGFTPAMFQEALEEYEELNVWQINQARTRITFV, from the exons GTGGCGCTGGCCCACAGAGAACAAGTGTCTCTCTTTGTGGACCTGGATGACGTGGCTGAGGAAGACCCTGAGCTGGTGGAGAGTGTCTGTGAAAATGCCAAGCGCTACACGGGCCTCTTTGCAGACGCCGTGCACGAACTCCTGCCTGAATACAAAGAACGAGAT GTTGTGGCCAAGGATGCCCTGGATGTGTACATTGAGCACCGACTGATGATGGAACAAAGGTCACGTGACCCTGCTGACGCGCGTGATGCTCGAAACCAGTACCCAGCGGAACTCATGAGGAGATT TGAGCTGTACTTCAAGCCTCCCAGCACAGCAAAGCCAAAAGTGGTGCGTGACGTGCGGGCCGACAGCATTGGGCACCTAGTGACGGTCCGAGGCATCGTTACCCGCGCTACTGAGGTCAAGCCCATGATGGTGGTGGCGACGTACACGTGTGACCTGTGTGGTGCCGAGACATACCAACCG ATCCAGTCGTCTTCCTTCATGCCCCTTGTCATGTGTCCCAGCCAAGAGTGCGTCACCAACAAATCTGGAGGTCGCCTCTACCTGCAGACCAGAGGCTCCAAGTTTGTCAAATTCCAGGAGCTTCGCATCCAAGAGCAC AGTGACCAGGTGCCTGTTGGTAACATCCCAAGAAGTATGTCTGTGTACGCACGAGGTGAAAACACACGAGTTGCCCAACCAGGCGACCATGTGGCCATCACAGGAATATTCCTGCCGCTTCTGCGCACCGGCTTCAGACAGGCTACACAG GGTCTTCTGTCTGAGACTTTTATGGAAGCCCACTGCATCACGCTCATGAACAAGACCGAGGACGATGAGCTTGGCAACGAGGAGCTGAGTGAAGAAGAGCTGCGCAGCATCACTG AGGAAGGGTTTTACGAAAAACTGTCTGGATCAATTGCGCCTGAGATTTACGGCCACGAGGATGTGAAGAAGGCTCTGCTTCTGATGCTGGTCGGAGGAGTTCAACAAGCTCCTAAAGGCATGAAGATCAGAG GTAACATCAACATCTGCTTAATGGGAGATCCTGGAGTAGCCAAATCCCAACTCTTGTGCTACATTGATCGCCTGGCTCCCCGCA GCCAGTACACGACAGGCCGAGGCTCCTCGGGTGTGGGTTTGACGGCAGCTGTGATGCGTGACCCGTTAACGGGCGAGATGACCCTGGAAGGCGGAGCGCTCGTGCTGGCAGACCAGGGCGTGTGCTGCATCGATGAGTTTGACAAGATGGCCGACGCCGATCGCACAGCCATCCACGAAGTGATGGAGCAACAGACCATTTCTATTGCCAAG GCTGGCATTATGACATCCCTGAATGCTCGCTGCTCCATCCTCGCCGCCGCCAACCCGGCATACGGCCGCTACAACCCCAAAAAGAGCATCGAGCAGAATATTCAGTTGCCGGCTGCGCTGCTCTCGCGTTTCGACTTGCTCTGGCTCATCCAGGACAAGCCGGACGCAGACGCTGACCTCCGTCTGGCCCAGCACATCACCTACGTGCACCAGCACTGCCGTCAGCCCCCCACGCACTTCACTCCCATCGACATGAAGCTCATGAG ACGTTACATTTACGTGTGTAAGAAGAAGCAGCCAGTGGTGCCCGAGTCGCTGGCAGACTACATCACCGCTGCCTACGTGGAAATGAGGAAGGAGGCACGGGTCAGCAAGGACACCACCTTCACCTCAGCCCGCACCCTCCTCTCCATCCTCCGCCTCTCCACTGCGCTG GCCCGCCTCCGCTTGATGGACGGCGTGGAGAAGGAGGATATCAACGAGGCCATGAGGCTGATGGAGATGTCCAAGGATTCGCTGCAAACTGACAAGTCAAGCAACACAAG GACTCAGCGTCCGGCCGATGTCATCTTTTCATTGGTGCGTGAGCTGGCCGCAGAGGGCGCGGCAGGCCGCGGTGGCGTGGTACGCATGTCGGAGGCCGAGCAGCGCTGTGTGTCACGGGGCTTCACCCCCGCCATGTTCCAGGAGGCCCTGGAGGAGTACGAGGAGCTCAACGTGTGGCAGATCAACCAGGCTAGAACCCGCATCACCTTTGTATGA
- the cops6 gene encoding COP9 signalosome complex subunit 6 isoform X2, producing the protein MRRSPDKMATSNGGGMEVDGAASPSVMASGMTGSVSVALHPLVILNISDHWIRIRSQEGRPMQVIGALIGKQEGRNIEVMNSFELLSQTTDDKVHIDKEYYYTKEEQFKQVFKEMEFLGWYTTGGPPDTSDIHIHKQVCEIIESPLFLKLNPMTKHTDLPVSVFESVIDIISGEATMLFAELNYTLATEEAERIGVDHVARMTATGTGENSTVAEHLIAQHSAIKMLHSRVKIILEYVKAVETGEVPFNHEILREANALCHRLPVLSTVKFKTDFYDQCNDVGLMAYLGTITKSCNSMNQFINKFNVLYDRQGIGRRMRGLFF; encoded by the exons ATGCGCCGTTCACCGGACAAGATGGCGACCAGCAACGGCGGTGGAATGGAAGTGGACGGGGCAG CCAGTCCCAGTGTTATGGCCTCCGGGATGACTGGCAGCGTCTCGGTGGCCTTGCACCCTCTGGTTATCCTCAACATATCAGACCACTGGATACGGATCCGCTCACAGGAAGGACGACCCATGCAAG tgatCGGGGCTCTCATCGGGAAGCAGGAGGGGCGAAACATTGAGGTGATGAACTCCTTTGAGCTTCTATCACAGACGACGGACGACAAAGTGCATATTGACAAGGAGTACTACTACAccaaggaggagcagt TCAAGCAAGTCTTCAAAGAAATGGAGTTCTTGGGTTGGTACACTACAGGCGGCCCTCCTGACACTTCCGACATTCACATTCACAAGCAG GTGTGTGAGATCATTGAGAGTCCGCTCTTCCTCAAACTTAACCCGATGACCAAACACACTGAT CTACCCGTGAGTGTTTTTGAATCAGTCATTGATATCATCAGTGGCGAG GCCACCATGTTGTTTGCCGAGCTGAACTACACTCTGGCCACGGAGGAAGCAGAGAGGATTGGCGTGGACCACGTTGCCCGCATGACGGCCACCGGCACGGGCGAGAACTCCACAG TGGCTGAGCACCTCATCGCCCAGCACAGTGCCATCAAGATGCTCCACAGTCGCGTCAAGATCATCCTTGAGTACGTCAAAGCCGTGGAAACGG GAGAGGTTCCATTCAACCACGAAATCTTGCGAGAAGCAAACGCTCTGTGCCACAGACTGCCAGTCCTCAGCACTGTTAAGTTTAAAACAGACTTCTATGAC CAATGCAACGACGTGGGCCTCATGGCCTACTTGGGCACCATCACCAAGTCCTGCAACAGCATGAACCAATTTATCAACAAGTTCAACGTCCTGTACGACCGACAGGGCATCGGTCGTAGGATGAGAGGACTTTTCTTCTGA
- the and3 gene encoding actinodin3: MISSLCFLAALSCLTWLPGLLEAKSLLSDIQQEGMVPVSDVGIDPQRANDFLSHSRPKRNVDPKWYRGNPDFQAYYRYYSSIGHTEGLYEIDKLRLLYQQMRHLEQTYGPNASYFQNKLGLGVPQIICDPTTDKKCKVVAPPPPPPMKGFPRATEPPATELPPLPRAPAISQADVLYLCNSKDPLCKPHIVYLPTGAVPVLCDPRYHPHCTPQKAPPAPAVAPPPPPPPPPPKNYAPPPILLKKSYPPAPIRTFKGMEVDCDPYWDPDCLIDHPPRAIKGKVMGPPPPPPPPPVEEENEEPVEEPAPPLPPIQKKAFPFPFYYPQMPYDPRDDLYDPVRFQYPQPEAPADEPQDETQ, from the exons ATGATTTCCTCGTTGTGTTTCTTGGCGGCACTTAGCTGTCTAACATGGCTTCCAG GCTTGCTGGAGGCCAAATCCTTGCTGAGCGACATCCAGCAGGAAG GGATGGTTCCGGTCAGTGACGTCGGGATTGATCCGCAGAGAGCCAACGACTTCCTGAGCCACTCCAGGCCCAAGCGAAACGTGGACCCCAAATGGTACCGAGGCAACCCGGACTTCCAGGCCTACTACCGCTACTACAGCAGCATTGGACACACCGAGGGG CTGTACGAGATCGACAAGTTGAGGCTGCTGTACCAGCAGATGAGGCACTTGGAGCAAACGTACGGCCCCAACGCCTCATACTTCCAGAACAAACTGGGGCTGGGGGTCCCTCAAATTATCTGCGACCCCACcacagacaagaagtgcaaagtggtcgcccctcctcccccaccgCCCATGAAAGGTTTCCCTAGGGCCACCGAGCCGCCGGCCACCGAACTTCCTCCCCTTCCCCGTGCCCCCGCCATCTCCCAGGCGGATGTGCTCTACCTGTGCAACAGCAAGGACCCCCTGTGCAAGCCCCACATTGTCTACCTGCCCACCGGCGCCGTGCCCGTCCTCTGTGACCCGCGTTACCACCCCCACTGCACTCCCCAGAAGGCTCCGCCCGCGCCGGCTGTGGCGCCCCCGCCGCCTCCgcctccccctcccccaaagAATTATGCGCCACCGCCCATCCTCCTCAAAAAGTCTTACCCGCCGGCCCCCATCCGCACATTTAAAGGCATGGAGGTCGACTGCGACCCGTACTGGGATCCCGACTGCCTCATTGACCACCCACCCAGAGCCATCAAGGGAAAAGTCATgggacccccaccccctccgcCGCCCCCACCTGTAGAAGAGGAGAACGAGGAACCTGTAGAGGAACCTGCGCCTCCTCTGCCTCCAATCCAGAAGAAGGCTTTCCCCTTCCCTTTCTACTACCCCCAAATGCCCTATGACCCCCGTGATGATCTGTACGACCCTGTTCGCTTCCAGTACCCTCAACCAGAAGCACCTGCGGACGAGCCCCAAGACGAGACCCAATAG
- the mcm7 gene encoding DNA replication licensing factor MCM7 isoform X2, producing the protein MMEQRSRDPADARDARNQYPAELMRRFELYFKPPSTAKPKVVRDVRADSIGHLVTVRGIVTRATEVKPMMVVATYTCDLCGAETYQPIQSSSFMPLVMCPSQECVTNKSGGRLYLQTRGSKFVKFQELRIQEHSDQVPVGNIPRSMSVYARGENTRVAQPGDHVAITGIFLPLLRTGFRQATQGLLSETFMEAHCITLMNKTEDDELGNEELSEEELRSITEEGFYEKLSGSIAPEIYGHEDVKKALLLMLVGGVQQAPKGMKIRGNINICLMGDPGVAKSQLLCYIDRLAPRSQYTTGRGSSGVGLTAAVMRDPLTGEMTLEGGALVLADQGVCCIDEFDKMADADRTAIHEVMEQQTISIAKAGIMTSLNARCSILAAANPAYGRYNPKKSIEQNIQLPAALLSRFDLLWLIQDKPDADADLRLAQHITYVHQHCRQPPTHFTPIDMKLMRRYIYVCKKKQPVVPESLADYITAAYVEMRKEARVSKDTTFTSARTLLSILRLSTALARLRLMDGVEKEDINEAMRLMEMSKDSLQTDKSSNTRTQRPADVIFSLVRELAAEGAAGRGGVVRMSEAEQRCVSRGFTPAMFQEALEEYEELNVWQINQARTRITFV; encoded by the exons ATGATGGAACAAAGGTCACGTGACCCTGCTGACGCGCGTGATGCTCGAAACCAGTACCCAGCGGAACTCATGAGGAGATT TGAGCTGTACTTCAAGCCTCCCAGCACAGCAAAGCCAAAAGTGGTGCGTGACGTGCGGGCCGACAGCATTGGGCACCTAGTGACGGTCCGAGGCATCGTTACCCGCGCTACTGAGGTCAAGCCCATGATGGTGGTGGCGACGTACACGTGTGACCTGTGTGGTGCCGAGACATACCAACCG ATCCAGTCGTCTTCCTTCATGCCCCTTGTCATGTGTCCCAGCCAAGAGTGCGTCACCAACAAATCTGGAGGTCGCCTCTACCTGCAGACCAGAGGCTCCAAGTTTGTCAAATTCCAGGAGCTTCGCATCCAAGAGCAC AGTGACCAGGTGCCTGTTGGTAACATCCCAAGAAGTATGTCTGTGTACGCACGAGGTGAAAACACACGAGTTGCCCAACCAGGCGACCATGTGGCCATCACAGGAATATTCCTGCCGCTTCTGCGCACCGGCTTCAGACAGGCTACACAG GGTCTTCTGTCTGAGACTTTTATGGAAGCCCACTGCATCACGCTCATGAACAAGACCGAGGACGATGAGCTTGGCAACGAGGAGCTGAGTGAAGAAGAGCTGCGCAGCATCACTG AGGAAGGGTTTTACGAAAAACTGTCTGGATCAATTGCGCCTGAGATTTACGGCCACGAGGATGTGAAGAAGGCTCTGCTTCTGATGCTGGTCGGAGGAGTTCAACAAGCTCCTAAAGGCATGAAGATCAGAG GTAACATCAACATCTGCTTAATGGGAGATCCTGGAGTAGCCAAATCCCAACTCTTGTGCTACATTGATCGCCTGGCTCCCCGCA GCCAGTACACGACAGGCCGAGGCTCCTCGGGTGTGGGTTTGACGGCAGCTGTGATGCGTGACCCGTTAACGGGCGAGATGACCCTGGAAGGCGGAGCGCTCGTGCTGGCAGACCAGGGCGTGTGCTGCATCGATGAGTTTGACAAGATGGCCGACGCCGATCGCACAGCCATCCACGAAGTGATGGAGCAACAGACCATTTCTATTGCCAAG GCTGGCATTATGACATCCCTGAATGCTCGCTGCTCCATCCTCGCCGCCGCCAACCCGGCATACGGCCGCTACAACCCCAAAAAGAGCATCGAGCAGAATATTCAGTTGCCGGCTGCGCTGCTCTCGCGTTTCGACTTGCTCTGGCTCATCCAGGACAAGCCGGACGCAGACGCTGACCTCCGTCTGGCCCAGCACATCACCTACGTGCACCAGCACTGCCGTCAGCCCCCCACGCACTTCACTCCCATCGACATGAAGCTCATGAG ACGTTACATTTACGTGTGTAAGAAGAAGCAGCCAGTGGTGCCCGAGTCGCTGGCAGACTACATCACCGCTGCCTACGTGGAAATGAGGAAGGAGGCACGGGTCAGCAAGGACACCACCTTCACCTCAGCCCGCACCCTCCTCTCCATCCTCCGCCTCTCCACTGCGCTG GCCCGCCTCCGCTTGATGGACGGCGTGGAGAAGGAGGATATCAACGAGGCCATGAGGCTGATGGAGATGTCCAAGGATTCGCTGCAAACTGACAAGTCAAGCAACACAAG GACTCAGCGTCCGGCCGATGTCATCTTTTCATTGGTGCGTGAGCTGGCCGCAGAGGGCGCGGCAGGCCGCGGTGGCGTGGTACGCATGTCGGAGGCCGAGCAGCGCTGTGTGTCACGGGGCTTCACCCCCGCCATGTTCCAGGAGGCCCTGGAGGAGTACGAGGAGCTCAACGTGTGGCAGATCAACCAGGCTAGAACCCGCATCACCTTTGTATGA